The region CTGCCCGTATCGGGAGGCTCGACCTGGTGGCACTTCGTGCTGCCGGCGATCGCACTCGGCTACAACGCCACCCCGGCGCTGATGCGCCTGACGCGGTCTGGCATGATCGAGACGCTGCAGTCGGACCACGTGCGCACCGCGCGCGCCTACGGCCTGGCGCGCTGGCGCGTCGTGCTGCGCCATGCCTTGCGGCACGCCATCATTCCGGTGGTATCGCTGGCGGCCGTGCAGCTGGGGTATATGCTGGGCGGTTCCATCGTCATCGAGACGGTGTTCTCGCTCAAAGGGCTGGGCTATCTGGCCTGGCAGTCCATCCAGCGCTCCGACATCGAAGTGGTGCAGGCCATCCTGCTGGTGATCGCCGTGGTGTACGCGATGCTGACGCTGCTGGCGGACCTGGTCAATGCGATGCTGGACCCGCGCATCCGGATTTCTTGAGATGAACATGCAAGCTGCCCAGGCGGGAAATTCGCCCCAAACCGCGGCCGCCGGTGTGCCCGCCGCGGTGCCCGTGGTACATACCCTGTCGCCGCGCCAGATCGCCGTGCGGCGCGCGCTGCGTCATGGCGGCTTCTGGTTCGGTGGCGGCATCCTGCTGGTGATCCTGCTCTGTGCCATCTTCGCGCCGCTGCTGACGTCGGCGGACCCGGCCTTGCAGGACCTGGGCAAGCGTCTGATTCCGCCCGTATGGGCGCCCAGGGGCAGTTGGGAGCACCTGCTGGGCACCGACGCGCTGGGCCGCGATTATTTCGCCCGGCTGGTCTATGGCGCGCGTATATCACTGGTGGTGGGTGTGTTGACCGTCCTGGTCTCGGGCACCCTGGGCACCGCGCTGGGCGTGGCCGCCGGCTATTGGGGCGGGCGGGTCGACCTGGTGATCAATTTCATCTTGACCATACGCCTGACCCTGCCGGTGGTGCTGGTGGCGCTGGTGGTGGTGGCCGTGGTGGGCAATTCCTTGCCCTTGCTGATCCTGGTGATCGGGCTGCTGTTGTGGGATCGCTTTGCCATCGTCACGCGTAGCGCCACGCAGCTGATCGTGAATCGCGAGTTCATCGGCGCGGCGCGCGCCATCGGCAGTTCGACCCCACGCATCCTGTTCAAGGAAGTCCTGCCCAATCTGACGGGGCCGCTGGTGGTGGTGACGTCGATCGAAATGGCGCACGCCATTCTGCTGGAGGCGACGCTGTCCTTTCTTGGCCTGGGCGTGCAGCCGCCGCTGTTCACCTGGGGCCTGATGATCGCGGAGGCCAAGAACCAGCTGATGTTCCGGCCCTATCTGATCGCGATTCCTGGTGCCGCGCTGGTGTTGCTGGTGCTGGCCATCAATATGTTGGGCGACGCCTTGCGCGACGCCACGGCGCCGGAGGGCAAGGCATGAGCGCGGATATGGCAAACCGGCCGCCGGCTGCCGCGGCGGGCGAGACGGTCCTCGACGTGCGCGGCCTGGCGGTGGAGATACCCACCACCAATGGACTGTTGCGCCCGGTGCGCGGTGTGGATTTGAGCGTCGCGGCGGGCGAGACCCTGGCCATCGTGGGCGAATCGGGCTGCGGCAAAAGTTTGACGTCCCTGGCCATCATGGGGCTGTTGCCGCGCCACGCGCGCGTCACGGCACAAACGATCGCGCTCAAGGGCGCGACCTTGCAGGGGCTGTCCGACCGCGACTGGCGCAAATTGCGCGGCAATCGCATGGCCATGATTTTCCAGGACCCCATGACCGCCCTGGATCCCTGTTATCGCATCGGCGACCAGATGGTGGAGGTGCTGCGCCAGCATCGCAAGGTCAGCCGCGCCGACGCCATCGCGCGCTGCCTGTCGCTGTTGCGCCAGGTCGGCATCTCTTCGCCGGAACAACGGCTTGAGCAATACCCGCATCAGCTGTCGGGCGGCCTGCGCCAGCGGGTCATGATCGCCATGGCCTTGTCGTGCGAACCCGAGCTGATCATCGCGGATGAGCCGACCACGGCGCTGGACGTGACCATCCAGGCGCAGATCCTGCATCTGCTGGCCCGCATCCAGCGCGAAACGGGTATCGGTCTGGTCTTGATCACGCACGACCTGGGCGTGGTGGCGGGGATCGCGGACAGGGTGGCGGTGATGTACGGTGGTCAGGTGGTGGAGACTGGTAGCTGTATGGACGTCCTGACGCGGCCGCTGCATCCCTATACGGAAGGCCTGCTGCGCTCCATTCCCGTACCCGGGGCGACGCGGCGGGGCGAATTGCTGGGCTACATCCCCGGCGTGGTGCCGCGTCAGACCGGTGAGCTGACGCGTTGCGGGTTTATGGAACGCTGCCCATACGCGAACGCGGCCTGCGCGGCTGGGCCGGTAGCTCTGCGTGTCGCGGCCGTGGATGGCGCGGGGCGCCAGGCGCCCCACGTCGATCACACCGTGCGTTGCGTCCTGCCTCTCGACGGCAGCGGCCGCGCCGCCGATGCGTGGCAACGCCACACACAGGGCGGGGCCGTGGCAACCGAGCCAGTGGTCGTGGAGGGCGCGGCATGAATCTCGAAGCCAACACCATCCTCGATCCGCAAGCCGCAACGCGTGAAGGTCCGCTGGAAGAATCGGGCACGATGCCGCCGCAGCCCTTGCTGCGCGCCAGCGCGGTGACCCGCGATTACAAGGTCGGCGGCGGCACCCTGCAGGCCTTGCGCGGCGTGGACCTCGACGTCTATGAAGGCCAGACCCTGGGCCTGGTGGGCGAATCCGGCTGCGGTAAAAGTACGCTGGCCAAGCTGCTGCTGGGGATGGAGGCGCCCACGTCCGGAACGGTGCTGGTGGGCGGCCGTCCCATCACGGCATACGATCGCCTGGCGCGCGCACGTCTGATCCAGCCCGTCTTCCAGGACCCTTATTCTTCACTCAATCCGCGCATGACGGTGGCCGCCATCATCGGCGCGACGCTTGAAGTGCGTGGCGAACGTGCCGCGATCCGGGCGCGCAAGGTTGCCGATACCGCCCATGCCGTGGGGCTGCCGGCGCATCTGCTCAATGCCTATCCCAGCCAGTTGTCGGGCGGCCAGCGCCAGCGCGTGGCCATTGCCCGCGCGCTGATCGGCGAGCCGAAGATCCTGATCTGCGATGAACCGACTTCCGCCCTGGACGTGTCGGTGCAATCGCAGATCCTGAATCTGCTCAGTGGCTTGCAGCGCGACTTCAACCTGACCATGGTGTTGATCAGCCACAACCTGGCGGTGGTCCATCATCTTGTCGATCGCGTGGCCGTGATGTACCTGGGCGCGGTGGTGGAGGAAGGGGCGACCGATGCGGTGTTCAACGCGCCGCGCCATCCTTATACCGCCGCCTTGCTGGGTTCGGTGCTGGCGCCGACGCCGGGCGCCGGCCTGCCCGATATTCCCGTGTCCGGAGAATTCCCCAGCCCGTTGCATCCGCCGTCGGGCTGTGCCTTCCACCCGCGCTGTCCGCGCGCCCAGCCGATCTGCGCGCAAGAGACGCCGCGCATGGCGGGTGTCGCGCACCGCCATGTCTGCCATTTTCCTTTGCAGCAGGAGATCCCATCATGACTCGTCACGCAGCCGTTGAGCGCGCCCAGAAATATTTCGACGACGGCACCTTGTTCGCGGACGTGGCGCGCCGCGTGGCGCAGCCGACCGAAAGTCAGAACCCCGACCGCGCCGCCGAGTTGCGCGCGTATCTGGACAAGGAGATGCGGCCGACCCTGGAAGCGCTGGGCTTCACCTGTCGGGTGCTGGAGCATCCGCGCGCCAAGGGGCCTTTCCTGTTCGCCGAACGCATCGAGGATCCCGCGCTGACCACCGTCTTTTCCTACGGCCACGGCGATGTGGTGCCGGGCATGGAAGGGCGCTGGCGCGATGCGCTGAATCCCTGGGAGCTGACGCTCAAGGGCGACCGCTGGTATGGCCGCGGCGTCGCCGACAACAAGGGGCAGCATTCGATCAATCTGGCCGCGCTCAAGTGCGTTCTGGAGACCCGCGGCAAGCTGGGCTTCAACGTCAAGTACCTGATCGAAATGGGCGAGGAGATGGGCTCGCCCGGCCTGTTCGAAGTATGCGAGACGCACCGCGACCTGCTGCGTGGGGACGTGCTGATCGCGTCGGACGGCCCGCGCCTGCTGGCCGAGCGGCCGACGCTGTTCATGGGCTCGCGCGCCATCATCAACGTCGACCTGGAAATCAATGCGCGCGAAGGCGGGCATCATTCAGGGAATTGGGGCGGGCTGCTGTCGAATCCCGGTATCCAGCTGGCCAATGCCATCGCCACCATCGTCGGTCCCACGGGCAAGATCCTGGTGCCTGAATGGATGCCGGCGGAGTTGCCGGATTCCGTGCGGCGCGCGCTGGCGGATTGTTCGCTGGACATGGCGGACGGGCCCGCGATCGATCCCAACTGGGGCGAGCCGGGTTTCTCGGCGGCGGAAAAGGTCTATGGCTGGAGTTCGGCTGAAGTGCTGTCCTTCGTCTGCGGCAATCCGGACAAGCCGGTGCACGCGATCCCGCCACGCGCGTGGGCACGCATGCAGTTGCGCTATTGCGTGGGCGTGGATCCTGAAGAAGTGGTGCCGGCTTTGCGGCGCCATCTGGACCGGCTTGGCTACACCATGATCGAGCTGTCCAGCCCGCGCCAGGACATCGCGCCGGCCACGCGGCTGGATCCGGATCATCCCTGGGTGCAATGGGCGGCCGCGTCGATCAGCGAGACCACGGGGAAGAAGCCGGCGATCCTGCCGAATCTGGGCGGGACCTTGCCGAATCATTGCTTCAGCGATGCCTTGGGGATGCCCACGCTGTGGGTGCCGCATTCGTACGCGGGCTGCTCGCAGCATGCGCCCAACGAGCACCTGCCCGTGGCCATCGCCCGTGAAGGCATGGCCATCATGGCAGGGCTCTATTGGGACCTGGGCGAGGAGAAGACCCCCCCGTACCGCGCGTAGCGCGGCCCCCCAGGGGGCGGCACTGGCGGACCGGAGGAGGTCCCACCCCCACGCGCTGCGCGCGTCCCCCTCAAGGGGGCGGCACTGGCGGACCGGCAAAGCCGGCTCCGCTGTGCCTGCGATAATAAGACCTGTGCATTGCACAGGTCTTATCACACGACAGTGTTAGCGGCTGCAGGACCAGTACGGGCAGCCGGATTCCCGGACGATGCCGGTCGCCATCGGACCGGCGCTTTGCAGCAATGCGATCGTCGCATAGGACGGATACGCATCGTTGATGCTCAAGGGCTCGCCGTAAGGATGCGCGGGCGCGTCATCCCCATTCCCGCTGAGCAAATCCTCGATGTCGCTCCGGT is a window of Bordetella sp. N DNA encoding:
- a CDS encoding ABC transporter permease gives rise to the protein MNMQAAQAGNSPQTAAAGVPAAVPVVHTLSPRQIAVRRALRHGGFWFGGGILLVILLCAIFAPLLTSADPALQDLGKRLIPPVWAPRGSWEHLLGTDALGRDYFARLVYGARISLVVGVLTVLVSGTLGTALGVAAGYWGGRVDLVINFILTIRLTLPVVLVALVVVAVVGNSLPLLILVIGLLLWDRFAIVTRSATQLIVNREFIGAARAIGSSTPRILFKEVLPNLTGPLVVVTSIEMAHAILLEATLSFLGLGVQPPLFTWGLMIAEAKNQLMFRPYLIAIPGAALVLLVLAINMLGDALRDATAPEGKA
- a CDS encoding ABC transporter ATP-binding protein — its product is MSADMANRPPAAAAGETVLDVRGLAVEIPTTNGLLRPVRGVDLSVAAGETLAIVGESGCGKSLTSLAIMGLLPRHARVTAQTIALKGATLQGLSDRDWRKLRGNRMAMIFQDPMTALDPCYRIGDQMVEVLRQHRKVSRADAIARCLSLLRQVGISSPEQRLEQYPHQLSGGLRQRVMIAMALSCEPELIIADEPTTALDVTIQAQILHLLARIQRETGIGLVLITHDLGVVAGIADRVAVMYGGQVVETGSCMDVLTRPLHPYTEGLLRSIPVPGATRRGELLGYIPGVVPRQTGELTRCGFMERCPYANAACAAGPVALRVAAVDGAGRQAPHVDHTVRCVLPLDGSGRAADAWQRHTQGGAVATEPVVVEGAA
- a CDS encoding ABC transporter ATP-binding protein, with protein sequence MNLEANTILDPQAATREGPLEESGTMPPQPLLRASAVTRDYKVGGGTLQALRGVDLDVYEGQTLGLVGESGCGKSTLAKLLLGMEAPTSGTVLVGGRPITAYDRLARARLIQPVFQDPYSSLNPRMTVAAIIGATLEVRGERAAIRARKVADTAHAVGLPAHLLNAYPSQLSGGQRQRVAIARALIGEPKILICDEPTSALDVSVQSQILNLLSGLQRDFNLTMVLISHNLAVVHHLVDRVAVMYLGAVVEEGATDAVFNAPRHPYTAALLGSVLAPTPGAGLPDIPVSGEFPSPLHPPSGCAFHPRCPRAQPICAQETPRMAGVAHRHVCHFPLQQEIPS
- a CDS encoding M20 family metallopeptidase → MTRHAAVERAQKYFDDGTLFADVARRVAQPTESQNPDRAAELRAYLDKEMRPTLEALGFTCRVLEHPRAKGPFLFAERIEDPALTTVFSYGHGDVVPGMEGRWRDALNPWELTLKGDRWYGRGVADNKGQHSINLAALKCVLETRGKLGFNVKYLIEMGEEMGSPGLFEVCETHRDLLRGDVLIASDGPRLLAERPTLFMGSRAIINVDLEINAREGGHHSGNWGGLLSNPGIQLANAIATIVGPTGKILVPEWMPAELPDSVRRALADCSLDMADGPAIDPNWGEPGFSAAEKVYGWSSAEVLSFVCGNPDKPVHAIPPRAWARMQLRYCVGVDPEEVVPALRRHLDRLGYTMIELSSPRQDIAPATRLDPDHPWVQWAAASISETTGKKPAILPNLGGTLPNHCFSDALGMPTLWVPHSYAGCSQHAPNEHLPVAIAREGMAIMAGLYWDLGEEKTPPYRA